Part of the Cereibacter sphaeroides 2.4.1 genome, CGGCTCGCCCCCGAGGCTCTCCCAGCTGTTCAGGCCGATATGGTGATGATAGCCGCCGGCCGACAGGAAGGCCGCGCGGCTGCCGAGCTTCTGCTGAAGCTCGAAGCCGAGGACGCCCCCGTAGAAGGCGATGGCGCGGTCGAGGTCGGCCACCTTCAGATGGACATGTCCGATGCGGGTCTGAGGCGGAAGGGTCATGGCGCACTCCTGCAACTGCTGGCCCGAGGGTAGCCCCGCCGCGGCCCGCAGGACAGGTGCGGCCCCGCACAGAGACTGAGCGGAAGCGCGCGTCCCGCCCGGTGCGCGGGCAGGGCCCGGACGCTTCACCCCCGGATCGGCGGAATTCGCCAGCGGAAAGAATTCGTGAATTGCCGGGCTTCCCCGGCGGCACCACCTTGGGGGCAGGGCGCGGTCACGAGTCGCAGCCTCTCAAAAAAAGACAATGAGCAGGACACGTTCGATGCAGAAGCTGAACCTCCGAAGGCGGGGGATCCTATCGGCCGCGGCGGCGGCCTTCGCCGGCTTGGCTCTGGCGGGCGGGGCGCGCGAGGGCCTGGCGGAAGAGTCGACCGACTGGCAGGATCATTTCGAAACGCTCGAGCATGGGGCGGTGCTGGCCGACCTGCGCCAGCGTGTGGTGCTGTTCTGGTCGGAGGACGGCACGGTGCACCGCCGCTATCCGGCGGCCATGCCCGACACGCGCGCCTTCCCGCGTCTGGGCGGCACCCGGATCATCCGCAAGGTCGAGGGGCCGACCTGGCGTCCGACCCCCGCGATGCGCGCCCGCGACCCGGAGTTGCCCTGGAGCCTGCCGCCCGGGCCGGGCAACCCGTTCGGCACCCATGCGCTCCATCTCGAATGGCAGCATTACCGCATCCACGGCACGCATGACCCCTCGACGATCGGCGGCGTGACGGCCCATGGCTGCATCGGCCTCTCGAATGCCCATATCGCGGAGCTCTTTGCCCATACCACAGTCGGCACGCAGGTGCGGCTGGTCTGACGGCGGGGCAGAGAGCCCGCCTTCGTGGCCTTCCTCAGGCCGCCGGCGCCACGCGCCAGCGGCGGTGGATCCAGAACCACTGGTCGAGATGCTCGCGCACCACGGCCTCGAGCGAGTCGTTCAGCGCCTGTGTCATCTCGGCCGGGGTGCCGCGCGGGATCGGCGCATCCACGCGGATCTCGAAGTCGAGCCCGTTCTCGGCGCGGATGGCATAGACCGGAACCAGCGGCGCGTCATATTTCAGCGCGAGATCGGCGGCCGAAAGCGCGGTCTTGGCCGGATGGCCGAAGAAGCGCAGCACCGCGCCGTCGCGCATGTGGACGTCGATCAGCAGGCCCAGCATCCCGCCGCCCTTGAGGTGGCGCAGCATCCCCGCGAGCCCCGCCTTGCCGCGGGCGAAGACCGGGCCGCCGATCGCCGCCATGGCGCGGACGTAATGCTCGTTGAAATAGCGGTTGTTCATCGGCCGGTAGAGGCCGCCGATCTCGAAGCCGCGGGCGCGGAGCGCGGCGCGGCTCGCATCGTAATTGCCGAAATGGCCGGTCACGATCACGACCGGTCGCCCGGCTTCATGGGCGGCCTCGAGCGTGGCGAGCCCCGGCCCTGTGACGGGCGCGCGTGCGGCCCGCTCGACGAAGGCCTGCCCCGAATAGGATTCGATCACCGCCCGGCCCACATTGTCCGGGACCCTGCGCATGAGGCGCCGCACCTCGGCCTCCGGCAGGTTGGGCAGCACCCGTGCGAGGTTGGCGCGCACCCGCCGGTCCCAGCCCGCGAAGGGCGCGATGAGGCGCGACATGACCCAGCCGCAGAGCGGTACCCGCCACGCGTAGGGCAGCAGAAGTAGCGCCCCGATCAGGGCGCGCAGAAGGCGGTCTTGCGCCCATGCGGCAGGTCCGGTTCGTCTGGAAGCCATGGTCTCCGCGGTCAGCGCCGCCTTCGTTGGGTGGTCCAGACATAGAGACCCGTCCTGCGAACCTCAAGCGGAGGGGGCGAGGGAACCGTGCCCGACGCTTCCACGGGCGGCTTCGCGCCGCAGGGATCCCGCAGGCCGGACCCGGGCGACGACGGTCGCAGATCCCAATGGCTGCGCCCGGAAGGTCGGACGGCTGAGCCTGTTGGCCGGTTCCGCGGGTGTCCACCGCCTGTCCTGCGAAAGGGTAGCTTCGGCATTGCGGGCTGCGATGATGACGGTCATGCGGTGGCACCGGAGGTCATCCGCCCTCTTCCTCCTCCACCACCAGAACGAGCTCACCGGCCGCCTCGAGCTGGCGGATGCCGGCCACCACGGCGTTCATCGCCTCCTCCGCCTCTTTGTCCTTCACCCGTCCGCGCGCGGCGGCATCCTCGCGCAGCGACTGGGCGAGGCGCTGGGACATGTTGGAGAGCAGGAACTCCACCCCCTCGGACAGCTCCGGGCGGCTGGAGGCGGCGGCGATCACCGCCACCAGCCGCGCCTGCTCCACCACCCGGGTAACCTTCGGCACATCGCGCCCCAGCACCCGGCGCGGGACATGTTCGAAGGTGAAGATGGCCTTGCGCACCTGCTCGGCGAAGGCCGCGTCGGCCTCGTCGAGCCCCTTCAGAACCTCGTCGCGGGTAACCGCGGCCGAGACGTTGAGGATCGCCCCGACCCGCTCGACCGGCGTCGCCGTGAAGGCGCGCGGCGGCTCGGCCTCGAGCTGACCCAGAAGCGAGAGGCCGATCCGCCGCACCGTCTCGGGCTCGACCGAGCCGGTCATCGACACGGCATAGGCCACGCGCCGCGCCTTCTCGCCCGGCAGCTTGCCCAGAACCTCGGCCGCCTTCGGCACCGGCAGCTTCGAGAGCATGACCGCGGCCACCTCCACGCTCTCCTCTTCCACCACCTTCAGGAGTTTCTCGGCCGGCAGGGTCACGATCCGCTCCCACGGATCGCCCTTCACCCCCGCCTGCCGGCGCAGACGGGTCGCCGCCGAGGGGCTGATGTGGCCGTCCATCACGGCCAGCGCGCCGTCGAGCCCGCCGGGGAAGGAGAGGCCTACGGACTCGAGCTCTTCGACGAATTCCTCGATCACTGCGGTCATGGTGGAGCGGTCGACCGTCCGCATCCGGGCCATCTGCTCGGCGAGGCCTTCCTGCATGTCATCGGGCAGGGAAGTGAGGGGCAGGGGTGCGCCTTCGGCCAGAAGAAGCCGCACGATGATCGCCGCCTTCTCGCGGCGCGAGAGGGGACGGGGGCCGTCCTCCTCCCCATCTAAGGACACCGCCCCGCGAGCGGGGCGGAACCGTGCCAGAGCCTGTGCCATGCTGTCCCGAATCGCTGATCCTCGGGGTCCAGCTTGGCGGCCCGGCGGTTAAGGCCGCCTTATCCGGTGACGGTCGTGCAGGCCTTGGTGGCGCTGTCGTAGACCTGCCCGTCGCCACAGGCCGAGGCGGTGGTCTGGTGCTTCATCGGGCAGTCCGCCATCGCCAGCGCGGGGGCGGCGATCAGGGCGAGGGTCGCGAGGGTCAGCTTCGTCATTCATTCCTCCTGTCAGGGGTGGGATGGCAAAGGCCGGCGTCAATCGCACCCACGGAGGCTAACATGATTCGCCCCGCGGCGGAGACCGCGGGGCGTCACGCACGCGTGAAGGACGAGCTTTCCCGCTCAGGCGCCGAAGACGCGGGCGAAGATCGTGTCCACATGCTTGAGGTGATAGCCGAGATCGAACTTCTCCTCGATCTCGGCCGGGCTCAGCGCGGCCGTCACCTCGGGATCGGCCAAGAGCTCCTCCTTGAAGTCGCGGCCCTGTTCCCAGACCTTCATCGCGTTGCGCTGAACGAGCCGGTAGGCATCCTCGCGGCTGACGCCCGCCTGCGTCAGGGCCAGCAGCACGCGCTGGCTCATGACGAGGCCGCGGAACTTGTTCATGTTCTTCAGCATGTTTTCGGGATAGACCACGAGCTTTTCGATCACGCCCGCGAGGCGGTGCAGCGCGAAATCGAGCGTGATGGTGGCGTCGGGGCCGATCGCGCGCTCGACCGAGGAATGCGAGATGTCGCGCTCGTGCCAGAGCGCCACATTCTCCATCGCGGGCACAACGGCCATGCGCACCAGCCGGGCGAGGCCCGTCAGGTTCTCGGTCAGCACCGGGTTGCGCTTGTGCGGCATGGCCGACGAGCCCTTCTGGCCGGGCGAGAAGAACTCTTCGGCCTCGAGCACCTCGGTGCGCTGCATGTGGCGGATCTCGATGGCGACATTCTCGATCGAGGAGGCGATGACGCCGAGCGTCGCGAAGAACATCGCATGCCGGTCGCGCGGGATCACCTGCGTCGAGACCGTCTCTGGCACGAGGCCGAGCTGGGCGCAGACATGCTCTTCCACCGCCGGGTCGATGTTGGCGAAGGTGCCGACCGCACCCGAGATGGCGCCGGTGGCGATCTCGGCGCGCGCATTGACGAGGCGCGTGCGGTTGCGCGCCATCTCGGCATAGAAGCGGGCGAAGGTCAGGCCCATGGTGGTGGGCTCGGCATGGATGCCGTGGCTGCGGCCGATGCGGACGGTGTCCTTGTGCTCGAGCGCGCGGGCCTTCAGCGCGGCCAGCACCCGGTCGAGCCCCGCGAGCAGCAGGTCAGAGGCGCGCACGAGCTGGATGTTCAGCGTCGTGTCGAGCACGTCCGAGGAGGTCATGCCCTGATGGACGAAGCGCGCCTCGTCGGCGCCCACAATCTCGGCCAGATGGGTGAGGAAGGCGATCACGTCATGTTTCGTCACCGCTTCGATCTCGTCGATGCGGGCCACGTCGAAGGTCGCCTCGGCGGCCTTCCAGACGGCTTCGGCATTCGCTTTCGGGATCACGCCGAGGGCGGCCTGCGCGTCGCAGGCATGGGCCTCGATCTCGAACCAGATGCGGAACTTCGTCTCGGGCGACCAGATGGCCACCATGTCGGGGCGGGAATAGCGCGGGATCATCGGGGCCTCTCCTTCTACCGGCGGGGTCGCCTTAGCGCCCGTGGCCGGTGCTGGCAAGGCTTCGGGGCGCGGATCGCTTGCCGCCGGGGCAGGCGGCCGCTCCCGGGTCAGAGCGGCTCGGCGTCGCGGTAGAGCTCCCATTCCTCGAGAGTTCGGCCATCGGGCAGGTGGCAGTAGCCGGTCTGGCCCGCCCCCTCGCTGCGGATCTCGAGCCGTCCGCCGCGCTGGGTGCAATAGACCGAGGCCGGATTGGCCATGCCCGACCGGTGGAGGTCGCCGGGCGCGGCCACCGGCGTGGGATCGGGACCGCCGCAGGCCGGCAGGGCGAGGATGAGGAGGAGCGGCGCGCGGGAGAGGAACATGGGGAAGCCTTGGGCCAGAGCAGGGCAGGGAGAGCGGGCGGGGTCGTGTCCGATCTTCACAGCGCGGCCCGCCCGCCGCAAGGGGCTGTGCCCGGATGCGGGGGCGGGGCGGCGAAAATCGGACGGCGGCGGCGCGGGACCGGGCTCGGCCTGACGGTCATTCGGCCGGCCGGCCCTCGACCGGGGGCGGCATCCGCGTGGCGTCGTGCAGCTCGCGCAGGAGGCGGGTCTGCTCCTCGGCCTTCGGCCGCGAAAGGCCTGCGAGCAGGAGATAGGCCACCGGCGTGAGGTAGAGCGTGGCCACCGTGGCAAGGCCGAGGCCCCCCACGATGATCCAGCCCAGCACCTCGCGCGCCTCGGCGCCGGCGCCGGCCGCGAAGACCAAAGGAAGCCCTCCCAGCACGGTGGCGATCATGGTCATCATCACCGGGCGCAGGCGGATCGCGCAGGCATCCTCGATGGCCCGCCGCACCGGCAGGCCCTCGTCGCGCAGCTGGTTCGCGAACTCGACGATCAGGATGCCGTTCTTGGCCATGATCCCCACCAGCAGGACAAGCCCGATCTGGCTGTAGACGTTGAGGCTGCCGCCGGTGGCCACCAGCGCGAAGATCGCGCAGGCGAGCCCGAGCGGCACGGTCGCCATCACGATGAAGGCCGAGACGAAGCTCTCGAACTGCGCGGCCAGCACCAGAAGCACGATCACGATGGCGAAGCCGAAGGTGGCCGTCAGCCCGGAGGAGGTCTCGCCCAATGTCGCGGCCTCGGCCAGGGGCTCGATCCGGCTGTCGCCGGGCAGGATGTCGGCCGCCAGCCGCTCCACCTCTTCCAGAGCCTCGCCGAGCGCCAGCTCGGGCGTGAGGCTGGCCGAGATCGGCACCGCCCGCAGCTGCCCCTCGCGCGAAAGCTCGGGCGCCACGGCCCGTTCGGTGAGGGTCACGAAGCTCGAGATCGGCACCATCTGCCCGTCGCCCGACTGCACGAAGATCCGTTCGAGGTCGCCGGGATCGTTCACCGGATCGGTGGTGGAGAGCATCTGGATGTCGTAGCTCGCATCGTCGAGGAAGACCGTGCCCACCGTGCGGCCATCGAGCACCGCCTGCAGCGCCTCGCCGAGCCCCGTGATCTCGATCCCGAGGTCGGAGGCGCGGGTGCGGTCGACCTCGATGAAGAGTTGCGGCTGCGTCGTCTCGTAGCCGAGCCGCACCTGGCCGAAGGCCGGGTTCTCCTCCATCCGGTCGACGAGTTCCTGCGCGCCTTCGGCCAGCCGGGCGTAGCTGTCGCCCACCACCGCGAAGCTCAGCCCCTGGCCCGCGCCGCGGACGCCAAGCGAGTTCGGCTGGATGGCGAAGGCGCGGATGCCCACGATGCGGCTCAACCCCTCGTTCAGCTCGGCTGCGATCTCCTGCTGGCTGCGGTCGCGGTCCTCCCACGGGGCGAGCGAG contains:
- a CDS encoding L,D-transpeptidase; translated protein: MQKLNLRRRGILSAAAAAFAGLALAGGAREGLAEESTDWQDHFETLEHGAVLADLRQRVVLFWSEDGTVHRRYPAAMPDTRAFPRLGGTRIIRKVEGPTWRPTPAMRARDPELPWSLPPGPGNPFGTHALHLEWQHYRIHGTHDPSTIGGVTAHGCIGLSNAHIAELFAHTTVGTQVRLV
- a CDS encoding lysophospholipid acyltransferase family protein, which gives rise to MASRRTGPAAWAQDRLLRALIGALLLLPYAWRVPLCGWVMSRLIAPFAGWDRRVRANLARVLPNLPEAEVRRLMRRVPDNVGRAVIESYSGQAFVERAARAPVTGPGLATLEAAHEAGRPVVIVTGHFGNYDASRAALRARGFEIGGLYRPMNNRYFNEHYVRAMAAIGGPVFARGKAGLAGMLRHLKGGGMLGLLIDVHMRDGAVLRFFGHPAKTALSAADLALKYDAPLVPVYAIRAENGLDFEIRVDAPIPRGTPAEMTQALNDSLEAVVREHLDQWFWIHRRWRVAPAA
- a CDS encoding flagellar motor switch protein FliG, translated to MAQALARFRPARGAVSLDGEEDGPRPLSRREKAAIIVRLLLAEGAPLPLTSLPDDMQEGLAEQMARMRTVDRSTMTAVIEEFVEELESVGLSFPGGLDGALAVMDGHISPSAATRLRRQAGVKGDPWERIVTLPAEKLLKVVEEESVEVAAVMLSKLPVPKAAEVLGKLPGEKARRVAYAVSMTGSVEPETVRRIGLSLLGQLEAEPPRAFTATPVERVGAILNVSAAVTRDEVLKGLDEADAAFAEQVRKAIFTFEHVPRRVLGRDVPKVTRVVEQARLVAVIAAASSRPELSEGVEFLLSNMSQRLAQSLREDAAARGRVKDKEAEEAMNAVVAGIRQLEAAGELVLVVEEEEGG
- the purB gene encoding adenylosuccinate lyase encodes the protein MIPRYSRPDMVAIWSPETKFRIWFEIEAHACDAQAALGVIPKANAEAVWKAAEATFDVARIDEIEAVTKHDVIAFLTHLAEIVGADEARFVHQGMTSSDVLDTTLNIQLVRASDLLLAGLDRVLAALKARALEHKDTVRIGRSHGIHAEPTTMGLTFARFYAEMARNRTRLVNARAEIATGAISGAVGTFANIDPAVEEHVCAQLGLVPETVSTQVIPRDRHAMFFATLGVIASSIENVAIEIRHMQRTEVLEAEEFFSPGQKGSSAMPHKRNPVLTENLTGLARLVRMAVVPAMENVALWHERDISHSSVERAIGPDATITLDFALHRLAGVIEKLVVYPENMLKNMNKFRGLVMSQRVLLALTQAGVSREDAYRLVQRNAMKVWEQGRDFKEELLADPEVTAALSPAEIEEKFDLGYHLKHVDTIFARVFGA
- a CDS encoding putative hemolysin, which encodes MFLSRAPLLLILALPACGGPDPTPVAAPGDLHRSGMANPASVYCTQRGGRLEIRSEGAGQTGYCHLPDGRTLEEWELYRDAEPL